In Janthinobacterium sp. J1-1, a single genomic region encodes these proteins:
- a CDS encoding carbohydrate porin codes for MNKHFLKTLPAAVALALSTSAAQAALPIDFGGYFRSGFGTSSEGGKESCFGLAGASSKYRLGNECETYGELKFGGEAFKAANGTTFRINTLVAFSVNQNFDWEQSDPAWREMNVVADKIGTGAFAEARAWVGKRYYDRQDVHITDYYFWNNSGPGAGLENIDLGAAKLAYAIVRTADDTDSKRMALSHDLRFSGIKVNPDGELTVGAQFNQKRNADGAAPVASGHLLTLMHTQGNLLGGYNKVALQYGKGSGANTGGATLSANRDDKVLRLTEQLMVQPKGAWSGMATFVYEDKETAGVSSKWTSVGARPIYHFTDNYSLAVELGHDIVKPEGDKTRNLTKLTIAPQLSAGNSFWSRPVLRAFYTYAKWNKAAQSAAVAESALSSTGVFGGKTNGSSMGFQVESWW; via the coding sequence ATGAACAAGCATTTCTTGAAAACCTTGCCGGCCGCCGTCGCCCTGGCCCTGAGCACCTCCGCTGCCCAGGCCGCATTGCCGATCGATTTCGGCGGCTACTTCCGCTCGGGCTTCGGCACCAGCAGCGAAGGCGGCAAGGAATCATGCTTCGGCCTGGCCGGCGCCTCGTCGAAATACCGCCTGGGTAACGAGTGCGAAACCTACGGCGAATTGAAATTCGGCGGCGAAGCCTTCAAGGCCGCCAACGGCACCACCTTCCGCATCAATACCCTGGTGGCGTTTTCCGTCAACCAGAACTTCGACTGGGAACAATCGGACCCGGCCTGGCGCGAAATGAACGTGGTGGCCGACAAGATCGGCACCGGCGCCTTCGCCGAAGCGCGCGCCTGGGTCGGCAAGCGCTACTACGACCGCCAGGACGTGCATATCACCGATTACTACTTCTGGAATAACAGCGGCCCAGGCGCCGGCCTGGAAAACATCGACCTGGGCGCGGCCAAGCTGGCCTACGCCATCGTGCGCACCGCCGACGACACCGACAGCAAGCGCATGGCGCTGTCGCACGACCTGCGCTTCTCCGGCATCAAGGTCAACCCGGACGGCGAGCTGACCGTCGGCGCGCAATTCAACCAGAAGCGCAACGCCGACGGCGCCGCGCCCGTCGCCAGCGGCCACCTGCTGACCCTGATGCACACACAAGGTAATCTGCTGGGCGGCTACAACAAGGTCGCGCTGCAGTACGGCAAGGGCAGCGGCGCCAACACGGGCGGCGCCACCCTCTCCGCCAACCGCGACGACAAGGTGCTGCGCCTGACGGAACAGCTGATGGTGCAGCCGAAAGGCGCCTGGTCCGGCATGGCCACCTTTGTCTACGAAGACAAGGAAACGGCTGGCGTCAGCAGCAAATGGACCTCGGTCGGCGCGCGTCCGATCTACCATTTCACCGACAACTACAGCCTGGCGGTGGAACTGGGCCACGACATCGTCAAGCCGGAAGGCGACAAGACGCGCAATCTGACCAAGCTGACCATTGCGCCGCAACTGTCGGCCGGCAACAGCTTCTGGTCGCGCCCGGTGCTGCGCGCCTTCTACACCTATGCCAAATGGAACAAGGCGGCCCAGTCGGCGGCCGTGGCCGAATCGGCCCTGTCGTCGACCGGCGTGTTTGGCGGCAAGACCAATGGCAGCTCGATGGGTTTCCAGGTCGAGAGCTGGTGGTAA
- a CDS encoding alpha-amylase family glycosyl hydrolase, with amino-acid sequence MPTIKNNLANLPADWWRSAVIYQVYPRSFLDSNGDGIGDLPGITSKLDYIAALGADIVWISPFFTSPMKDFGYDVANFCDVDPMFGTLADFDRLVARAHELGLKVMIDQVLSHSSDDHPWFVESRESRDNPKADWYVWADQQPDGTAPNNWLSVFGGSAWQWEPRRGQYFLHDFLASQPDLNFHNPAVQQAQLDNLRFWLERGVDGFRFDSCNFPYHDQLLRNNPPAVQRDASSVSAINPYGMQSHVYDKTQPENIAYLQRVRAVLDEYQAISIGEVGDDDALATMAAYTTGGDKLHMAYSFNLLTAEFSAAHIRKQVEEFEAKVTDGWASWSVGNHDSVRVMTRWGGNNPAPSLAKVVLAVQAALKGTPCLYQGDELALTEADIPFEALQDPYGIPFWPQFKGRDGCRTPIPWVADAPHGGFTTAKPWLPVPPEHLARAVDVEENDATSPLRFAQNILVWRRSQPQLLRGEIVFFDAPEPVLAFRRDLDGHPAILAAFNLGTEAVTFDWPAAATATDLAGHGLAGSAQGASITLPAHGGWFGTLD; translated from the coding sequence ATGCCGACCATCAAGAACAATCTCGCCAACCTGCCCGCCGACTGGTGGCGCAGCGCCGTCATCTACCAGGTGTATCCACGCAGCTTCCTCGACAGCAATGGCGACGGCATCGGCGACCTGCCCGGCATCACCTCGAAACTCGATTACATCGCCGCTCTGGGCGCCGACATTGTCTGGATCTCGCCTTTCTTTACCTCGCCGATGAAGGACTTCGGCTACGACGTGGCCAACTTCTGCGATGTCGACCCGATGTTTGGTACCCTGGCCGATTTCGACCGCCTGGTGGCGCGCGCCCATGAACTGGGCCTGAAAGTGATGATCGACCAGGTGCTGTCGCACTCGTCCGACGACCATCCATGGTTTGTCGAAAGCCGCGAAAGCCGCGACAATCCGAAAGCCGACTGGTATGTATGGGCCGACCAGCAGCCGGACGGCACGGCGCCGAACAACTGGCTGTCCGTGTTTGGCGGTTCGGCCTGGCAATGGGAGCCGCGCCGCGGCCAGTATTTCCTGCACGACTTCCTGGCCAGCCAGCCCGACCTGAATTTCCATAACCCGGCCGTGCAGCAGGCGCAGCTGGACAACCTGCGCTTCTGGCTGGAACGCGGCGTCGACGGTTTCCGTTTCGACTCCTGCAATTTCCCCTACCACGACCAGCTGCTGCGCAATAATCCGCCAGCCGTCCAGCGCGACGCCAGCAGCGTCTCGGCCATCAATCCGTACGGCATGCAGTCCCACGTCTACGACAAGACCCAGCCGGAAAACATCGCCTACCTGCAGCGCGTGCGCGCCGTGCTCGACGAATACCAGGCCATCTCGATCGGCGAAGTGGGCGACGACGATGCGCTGGCCACCATGGCGGCCTACACCACGGGCGGCGACAAGCTGCACATGGCCTACAGTTTCAACCTGCTGACGGCCGAGTTTTCGGCCGCGCATATCCGCAAGCAGGTGGAAGAATTCGAAGCCAAGGTCACCGACGGCTGGGCCTCCTGGTCGGTGGGCAACCACGACAGCGTGCGCGTGATGACGCGCTGGGGCGGCAACAACCCTGCGCCATCGCTGGCCAAGGTGGTGCTGGCGGTGCAGGCCGCGCTGAAAGGCACGCCATGTTTGTACCAGGGCGACGAACTGGCGCTGACGGAAGCGGACATTCCTTTCGAGGCCTTGCAGGACCCGTACGGCATTCCGTTCTGGCCGCAGTTCAAGGGCCGCGACGGCTGCCGCACGCCGATTCCGTGGGTCGCCGACGCGCCACACGGCGGTTTTACCACTGCCAAGCCCTGGCTGCCGGTGCCGCCCGAACATCTGGCGCGCGCAGTCGATGTGGAAGAAAACGACGCCACTTCGCCACTGCGCTTTGCGCAAAATATCCTGGTCTGGCGCCGCAGCCAGCCGCAGCTGCTGCGTGGCGAGATCGTCTTCTTCGACGCCCCGGAACCGGTGCTGGCCTTCCGGCGCGACCTGGACGGCCACCCCGCCATCCTGGCCGCCTTCAACCTCGGCACCGAGGCCGTGACGTTCGACTGGCCAGCGGCGGCCACAGCGACTGACCTCGCCGGCCACGGCCTGGCGGGCAGCGCGCAAGGCGCCAGCATCACCCTGCCCGCACACGGCGGCTGGTTCGGCACCCTCGATTGA
- a CDS encoding LysR family transcriptional regulator produces MDQLNGIAAFVQAAQTCSFVVAGRLLGVSASAVGKSVARLEEKLGVRLLNRSTRRISLSNEGALFYERCLRILADIDDAQAELSHLAEAPRGKLKVSLPVIGYRIVLPLLAEFTRQYPEIELDLDFNDRLVDVVAEGVDVAVRSGTLTDSRLMARELGPFAFSIVGSPAYFARHGVPATPQALEAESHACVRYKFPSTGKLQEWALRQGDAESAGAPELRLRTALTCNNIEALIGAASQGVGLAYLPDFIVADAVARGELQPVLQQYLLTSSKFWVLWPSSRHLSPKLRVFVDFLCTHLHFSARR; encoded by the coding sequence ATCGATCAGCTCAACGGCATTGCCGCCTTCGTGCAGGCGGCGCAAACCTGCAGCTTTGTGGTGGCCGGGCGCCTGCTCGGTGTATCGGCCTCGGCGGTGGGCAAGAGCGTGGCGCGGCTGGAGGAAAAGCTGGGCGTGCGGCTGCTCAACCGCAGCACGCGCAGGATCAGTCTCAGCAATGAGGGCGCGCTGTTCTACGAGCGCTGCCTGCGCATCCTGGCCGATATCGATGATGCGCAGGCGGAACTGTCGCACCTGGCCGAGGCGCCGCGCGGCAAGCTCAAGGTCAGCCTGCCGGTGATCGGCTACCGCATCGTCCTGCCGCTGCTGGCCGAATTTACGCGCCAGTATCCCGAGATCGAACTCGACCTCGATTTCAACGACCGCCTGGTCGACGTGGTGGCCGAGGGCGTCGACGTGGCCGTGCGCAGCGGCACCCTGACCGATTCGCGCCTGATGGCGCGCGAGTTGGGGCCGTTCGCGTTTTCCATCGTCGGTTCCCCGGCCTATTTTGCCCGCCATGGCGTGCCGGCCACGCCGCAGGCACTGGAAGCGGAATCGCATGCCTGCGTGCGCTACAAATTTCCCAGTACCGGCAAATTGCAGGAGTGGGCGCTGCGGCAGGGCGATGCGGAAAGCGCGGGCGCACCGGAGTTGCGCCTGCGTACCGCGCTCACCTGCAACAATATCGAGGCGCTGATCGGCGCGGCCAGCCAGGGCGTCGGCCTGGCCTACCTGCCCGACTTTATCGTGGCGGACGCCGTCGCGCGCGGCGAACTACAGCCTGTATTGCAACAATATCTGCTAACGTCGAGCAAATTCTGGGTACTGTGGCCATCGAGCCGTCACCTGTCGCCCAAGTTGCGGGTTTTTGTCGACTTCCTGTGCACCCATCTGCATTTTTCCGCCCGTCGTTGA
- a CDS encoding creatininase family protein yields the protein MMNLQYRLPLAPRACLLALSLTFALPLSCLAAPSSSVVLEELTSTELRDRINHGATTVLIPIGGVEQSGPYIALGKHNVRAGMLARQIAQKLGNTIVAPVVSYVPEGGISPPAGHMRHAGTISIPPAAFEAVLEGAAASLRQHGFRDIIFIGDHGGYQKNEQNVAAKLNRAWSKGGKGQDARAWALLDYYDITQTKYIAELQKRGFSAADIGLHAGLADAALMLATDPTMVRSEAMAHGIKPGVADGVRGDATRATAELGQIGIKLQVDTSVAAIKQLLQHK from the coding sequence ATGATGAATTTGCAGTACCGCCTGCCATTGGCGCCACGCGCCTGCCTGCTTGCCCTCTCCCTGACCTTTGCCTTGCCCTTGTCGTGCCTGGCCGCGCCGTCGTCCAGCGTGGTGCTGGAAGAACTGACCAGTACCGAATTGCGCGATCGCATCAATCACGGCGCCACCACGGTGCTGATTCCGATCGGCGGCGTCGAGCAGAGCGGTCCGTATATCGCGCTGGGCAAGCACAATGTACGTGCCGGCATGCTGGCGCGCCAGATCGCGCAAAAGCTGGGCAATACCATCGTCGCGCCGGTCGTGAGCTACGTGCCGGAAGGCGGCATTTCCCCGCCGGCCGGCCATATGCGCCATGCGGGGACCATCTCGATACCGCCGGCCGCGTTTGAGGCCGTGCTCGAGGGCGCGGCCGCCAGCCTGCGCCAGCATGGCTTTCGCGACATTATTTTTATCGGCGACCATGGCGGCTACCAGAAGAACGAACAGAATGTCGCCGCCAAACTGAACCGTGCCTGGAGCAAGGGCGGCAAAGGGCAAGATGCGCGCGCCTGGGCCTTGCTCGACTACTATGACATTACCCAGACAAAATATATTGCCGAACTGCAGAAGCGCGGTTTCAGCGCGGCCGACATCGGCCTGCATGCGGGCCTGGCCGACGCGGCGCTGATGCTGGCAACCGATCCCACCATGGTGCGCAGTGAGGCCATGGCCCATGGCATCAAACCAGGCGTGGCCGACGGCGTGCGCGGCGACGCCACGCGGGCCACGGCCGAACTGGGCCAGATCGGCATCAAGCTGCAGGTCGACACCTCGGTGGCGGCCATCAAGCAATTGCTGCAGCACAAATAA
- a CDS encoding MFS transporter, which produces MTHISHKARRLLVLAAVCLAALCMPFSFTGPAIAIPAIALDLHGSPLALAWISNAFMLSFGGCLMAAGALADRYGRKRLFLLGLSVFTAAALALACAPTIEALGLLRAVQGLGCALALSSGLAALAQEFDGAARARAFSLIGTAFGAGLAFGPIVAGTLVAASGWRSLFAVTALVGLSALLLAARTLRESRDPHAAGLDWAGALGFTGALSLLTYGLLQAPHSGWTSLASCALLGGAALLLAVFVALEKRQPQPMLDLSLFRLPAFAGVQLLAAAPAFSYVVLLVLLPARLIGIEGYSATQAGGMMLALSAPMLVLPMLAGLAAQRIAAAHICGAGLLITGGGLLWLSHCAPGLPATTLLGPLLLIGAGISLPWGLMDGLAVSVVPVERAGMAAGIFNTTRVAGEGIALAIVAALLATLTVTALHALPGVTAQDATLAAPLLAIGELRQAGVLLPHASVQELSQAYGAAFRQLLQVLAGISTASALLILVFLRQSAGAPATAR; this is translated from the coding sequence ATGACCCATATTTCCCACAAGGCGCGCCGCCTGCTGGTGCTGGCCGCCGTCTGCCTGGCCGCGCTATGCATGCCGTTCAGCTTTACCGGCCCCGCGATTGCCATCCCGGCGATCGCCCTTGACCTGCACGGCAGCCCGCTGGCGCTGGCCTGGATCAGCAATGCCTTCATGCTCAGCTTTGGCGGCTGCCTGATGGCGGCCGGCGCCCTGGCCGACCGCTATGGCCGCAAGCGTTTGTTCCTGCTCGGCTTGTCCGTATTCACCGCCGCCGCCCTGGCCCTGGCGTGCGCGCCGACTATCGAAGCGCTGGGCCTGCTGCGCGCGGTGCAGGGCCTCGGCTGCGCGCTGGCCCTGTCCAGCGGCCTGGCGGCGCTGGCCCAGGAATTCGACGGCGCGGCCAGGGCGCGCGCCTTCAGCCTGATCGGCACGGCGTTCGGCGCCGGCCTGGCCTTCGGCCCCATCGTCGCCGGTACCCTGGTCGCGGCCAGCGGCTGGCGCAGCCTGTTTGCCGTCACGGCGCTGGTGGGCCTCTCGGCGCTGCTGCTGGCGGCACGCACCCTGCGCGAATCGCGCGATCCGCATGCGGCCGGGCTGGACTGGGCCGGCGCGCTCGGCTTTACGGGCGCCCTGTCGCTCCTGACCTATGGCCTGCTGCAGGCGCCGCACAGCGGCTGGACCAGCCTGGCCAGTTGTGCCCTGCTGGGCGGCGCGGCGCTGCTGCTGGCCGTTTTTGTCGCGCTCGAAAAACGCCAGCCGCAGCCCATGCTGGACCTGTCGCTGTTCCGCCTGCCCGCGTTTGCCGGCGTGCAGCTGCTGGCGGCCGCGCCCGCGTTTTCCTATGTGGTGCTGCTGGTGCTGCTGCCGGCGCGCCTGATCGGCATCGAAGGCTACAGCGCAACGCAGGCCGGCGGCATGATGCTGGCCCTGTCGGCTCCCATGCTGGTGCTGCCGATGCTGGCCGGCCTGGCAGCGCAACGCATCGCCGCCGCCCATATCTGCGGCGCCGGCCTCCTGATCACCGGCGGCGGCCTGCTGTGGCTGTCCCACTGTGCGCCGGGCCTGCCCGCCACTACCCTGCTCGGCCCGCTGCTGCTGATCGGCGCCGGCATCAGCCTGCCCTGGGGCCTGATGGATGGGCTGGCAGTGAGCGTGGTGCCGGTGGAACGGGCCGGCATGGCGGCCGGCATCTTCAACACCACGCGCGTGGCTGGCGAAGGCATTGCGCTGGCCATCGTCGCCGCGCTGCTGGCGACATTGACCGTGACGGCACTGCACGCGCTGCCCGGCGTGACGGCGCAGGACGCCACCCTGGCGGCGCCCTTGCTGGCGATCGGCGAACTGCGCCAGGCTGGCGTGCTGCTGCCGCACGCCAGCGTGCAGGAGCTGTCGCAGGCCTATGGCGCGGCGTTTCGCCAGTTGCTGCAGGTGCTGGCAGGCATCAGCACGGCCTCGGCGCTGCTGATCCTGGTCTTCCTGCGCCAGAGCGCCGGCGCCCCGGCCACCGCGCGCTGA
- a CDS encoding patatin-like phospholipase family protein, giving the protein MKSVNVKAPAVSSMPARKTGLLLGGGAPNSTLIAGALAAFVDDGLEFDVISASGAGVLMGLLYTTPHEATPRQALQSWADTGVADSIYKMIPINYKIFQKPGMQASTFRDAFQPPASNPFVQAFKHTFAGAPTAWSDWGKLMLSSLSPSDLSSKSLGLCAHLPFLEKAVDFSGVKTMRPQFYINAYNLTEHRMQNWGKHEIAPEHVRAALSFPFLYAPTNIAGSDYIEGAALDTLNFDPFIEGKGEHHDADTLVILDILGDERLLRKPRNLYDAWVRSIITPLVKISKTELRLFELEHNTDARTGQPKRRLLKLDLMKGIPEQHWPDTLDWSSSNMQLLFDVGYKAGAAFCREHGDLLRRTAEDSALAA; this is encoded by the coding sequence ATGAAATCAGTCAATGTAAAAGCCCCCGCCGTGAGCTCGATGCCGGCCCGCAAGACCGGTTTGCTGCTCGGTGGTGGTGCGCCCAATTCCACCCTGATCGCCGGTGCGCTGGCCGCCTTTGTCGACGACGGCCTGGAGTTCGACGTGATTTCGGCCTCGGGTGCGGGCGTGTTGATGGGTTTGCTGTACACCACGCCGCACGAGGCCACGCCACGCCAGGCGCTGCAGAGCTGGGCCGATACGGGCGTGGCCGACAGCATCTACAAGATGATCCCGATTAACTACAAGATTTTCCAGAAGCCGGGCATGCAGGCAAGCACCTTCCGCGACGCGTTCCAGCCACCGGCCAGCAACCCCTTCGTGCAAGCGTTCAAGCATACGTTTGCGGGTGCGCCGACGGCCTGGTCGGACTGGGGCAAGCTGATGCTGTCGTCGCTGTCGCCATCGGACCTGTCGTCGAAAAGCCTGGGCCTGTGCGCGCATTTGCCCTTCCTGGAAAAGGCGGTGGATTTTTCCGGCGTGAAAACCATGCGCCCGCAGTTCTACATCAATGCCTACAACCTGACCGAACACCGCATGCAGAACTGGGGCAAGCATGAAATCGCCCCCGAGCACGTGCGCGCGGCGCTGTCGTTTCCCTTCCTGTACGCGCCGACCAACATCGCCGGCAGCGACTATATCGAAGGCGCGGCGCTCGACACGCTCAATTTCGACCCTTTTATCGAAGGCAAAGGCGAACACCACGACGCCGATACCCTGGTCATCCTCGATATCCTCGGCGATGAACGCCTGTTGCGCAAGCCGCGCAACCTGTATGACGCCTGGGTGCGTTCCATCATCACGCCCCTGGTGAAAATTTCCAAGACCGAGCTGCGCCTGTTCGAGCTCGAGCACAACACGGACGCGCGCACGGGCCAGCCCAAGCGCCGCCTGCTCAAGCTCGACCTGATGAAAGGCATCCCGGAACAGCACTGGCCCGATACGCTGGACTGGTCCAGTTCGAACATGCAACTGCTGTTCGACGTGGGCTACAAGGCGGGCGCCGCCTTCTGCCGCGAACATGGCGATCTGCTGCGCCGCACAGCCGAAGACTCGGCGCTGGCGGCATGA
- a CDS encoding methyl-accepting chemotaxis protein yields the protein MNITKQLILTLSIALLALLLLGAGGAVQLKRAQERFDTVQNRIIPSIQGLNAAKAALTDSRLAGYRLSVFSNLADKTALDKSLAAANKDFDDLVAKYRAERIYDETDRKMLDADQAAMEAYRRALVPFFAAAYADDIEGVRATLLAGTPLALTAAAAKKSLDDHIAYNNKLVSDVKAESLAAYDTSLYTMLAVLAVAMLLTGTLAWHIYRTISGGLGNIQSTLERVSSTLDLSSAMPVARMDEVGRTATAFNQFLERIVDVIATVRTSADTVSVAAGQITAGNADLSVRTEQQASSLEETASSLEELTSAVRQNTDNARQANTLAVSASEVASKGGAVVAQVVGTMGSINASAKKIADIIGVIDGIAFQTNILALNAAVEAARAGEQGRGFAVVATEVRNLAQRSAAAAKEIKGLIEDSVEKVNTGSALVDQAGATMEEIVISIRRVTDIMGEIANASHEQSAGIEQVNQAISQMDQVTQQNASLVEEAAAAAASLQDRAVELVDVVAVFRLRGEAGGRKLSVAGGLPEQQAPRRPSEPAQRLLA from the coding sequence ATGAATATCACCAAGCAATTAATACTGACTTTATCCATCGCCTTGCTGGCCCTGCTGTTGCTGGGCGCCGGCGGCGCCGTCCAGCTCAAGCGCGCGCAAGAGCGTTTTGACACCGTGCAAAACCGCATTATTCCCAGCATCCAGGGCTTGAACGCGGCCAAGGCCGCTCTGACCGACTCGCGCCTGGCCGGCTACCGCCTGTCGGTGTTTTCGAACCTGGCCGACAAGACCGCGCTGGACAAGTCGCTGGCCGCCGCCAACAAGGATTTCGACGACCTGGTCGCCAAATACCGCGCCGAACGCATCTACGATGAAACCGACCGCAAGATGCTCGACGCCGACCAGGCCGCGATGGAAGCGTATCGCCGCGCGCTGGTGCCGTTCTTTGCCGCCGCCTATGCGGACGACATCGAGGGCGTGCGCGCCACCTTGCTCGCCGGTACGCCGCTGGCCCTGACGGCCGCCGCCGCCAAGAAAAGCCTGGATGATCATATTGCCTACAACAACAAACTGGTGTCGGACGTCAAGGCCGAAAGCCTGGCCGCCTACGATACCTCCTTGTACACCATGCTGGCCGTGCTGGCCGTGGCCATGCTGCTGACCGGCACCCTGGCCTGGCATATCTACCGCACCATCAGTGGCGGCCTGGGCAATATCCAGAGCACGCTCGAGCGCGTCAGCTCGACCCTGGACCTGTCGTCGGCCATGCCCGTGGCGCGCATGGATGAAGTGGGCCGCACGGCGACCGCCTTCAACCAGTTCCTCGAGCGCATCGTCGACGTGATCGCCACCGTGCGCACCTCGGCCGATACGGTCAGCGTGGCCGCCGGCCAGATCACGGCCGGCAATGCCGACCTGTCGGTACGTACCGAGCAGCAAGCCTCGTCGCTGGAAGAAACCGCGTCCAGCCTGGAGGAACTGACCTCGGCCGTGCGCCAGAACACGGACAATGCGCGCCAGGCCAATACCCTGGCCGTGTCGGCCTCGGAAGTGGCCAGCAAGGGCGGCGCCGTGGTGGCGCAAGTGGTCGGCACGATGGGCTCGATCAACGCGTCGGCGAAGAAGATCGCCGACATTATCGGCGTGATCGACGGCATTGCCTTCCAGACCAATATTCTGGCGCTGAATGCGGCGGTCGAAGCGGCGCGAGCCGGCGAACAGGGCCGTGGCTTTGCCGTGGTCGCCACCGAAGTGCGCAACCTGGCGCAGCGCAGCGCGGCGGCGGCCAAGGAAATCAAGGGACTGATCGAGGATTCGGTCGAGAAAGTCAACACCGGCAGCGCGCTGGTCGACCAGGCCGGCGCCACGATGGAAGAGATCGTCATCAGCATCCGCCGCGTCACCGATATCATGGGCGAGATCGCCAACGCCAGCCACGAGCAGAGCGCCGGCATCGAGCAGGTCAACCAGGCCATCTCGCAGATGGACCAGGTCACCCAGCAGAACGCCTCGCTGGTGGAAGAGGCCGCCGCTGCCGCCGCTTCGCTGCAGGATCGCGCCGTGGAACTGGTCGACGTGGTGGCCGTGTTCCGCCTGCGCGGCGAAGCGGGTGGCCGCAAGCTGAGCGTGGCGGGTGGTTTGCCGGAGCAACAGGCGCCACGCCGTCCCTCGGAGCCTGCGCAGCGCCTGCTGGCCTAA
- a CDS encoding substrate-binding domain-containing protein, which yields MNLKNLAKTLGISETTVSRALNGYPEVSERTRERVLAAAQAAGYRPNPMARSLAVGRTNIVGIIYPLLPNDLADPMFIDIVGGMSEVLEAQQMDMMISPASATNEFHTYERMVKGRRIDGLIVGRTKPFDERIAYLAQQNMPFVAHGRTQLNQPHAWFDYDNEAGMRLAVERLMSLGHQRIGLISATPDLNFVRQRVESFQHAMRDGGLPVDPDNLVDNAHDRRAGYQAMQRLLARSPRPTAIIVDNHMSGVGAVRALLDAGVAIGSDMSLIVWGVMEDSLAGHNVTTVVQPDPRGAGAKMIQMLLALLDGTPATDLQELWPCELLPGESAGRILS from the coding sequence ATGAACCTCAAAAATCTCGCCAAAACGCTAGGAATTTCCGAAACCACCGTCAGCCGCGCCTTGAATGGCTATCCGGAAGTGAGTGAACGCACGCGCGAACGGGTGCTGGCCGCCGCGCAGGCGGCCGGCTACCGGCCCAATCCGATGGCGCGCAGCCTGGCCGTAGGCCGCACCAATATCGTCGGCATCATCTACCCGCTGCTGCCGAACGACCTGGCCGACCCGATGTTCATCGATATCGTCGGCGGCATGTCCGAAGTGCTGGAAGCGCAGCAGATGGACATGATGATCTCGCCCGCCTCGGCCACCAACGAGTTCCATACCTATGAACGGATGGTCAAGGGCCGCCGCATCGACGGCCTGATCGTCGGGCGCACCAAGCCGTTCGACGAGCGCATTGCCTACCTGGCGCAGCAGAACATGCCGTTCGTGGCCCACGGCCGCACCCAGCTGAACCAGCCGCACGCCTGGTTCGACTACGACAACGAAGCCGGCATGCGCCTGGCCGTCGAGCGCCTGATGTCGCTGGGGCACCAGCGCATCGGCCTGATCAGCGCCACGCCCGACCTGAACTTCGTGCGCCAGCGGGTGGAGAGTTTTCAGCACGCCATGCGCGACGGCGGCCTGCCGGTCGATCCCGACAACCTGGTCGACAACGCCCATGACCGCCGTGCCGGCTACCAGGCCATGCAGCGCCTGCTGGCCCGCTCGCCGCGCCCCACCGCCATCATCGTCGACAACCATATGTCGGGCGTGGGCGCCGTGCGCGCCCTGCTGGACGCCGGCGTGGCCATCGGCAGCGATATGTCGCTGATCGTCTGGGGCGTGATGGAGGATTCCCTGGCCGGCCACAACGTCACCACCGTGGTCCAGCCCGACCCGCGCGGCGCCGGCGCCAAGATGATCCAGATGCTGCTGGCCCTGCTGGACGGCACGCCGGCCACCGACCTGCAGGAACTGTGGCCTTGCGAGCTGTTGCCGGGGGAGTCGGCTGGGCGTATACTCAGCTAG